The Crassostrea angulata isolate pt1a10 chromosome 1, ASM2561291v2, whole genome shotgun sequence nucleotide sequence gacggcaaactgggttttttttaataaatgaacaaATTACCGGTAATAttcataatccatttgtcaactcTGATAAACACGATAAATCCACAGAAATGTGGCACTCCATacgcaatattttgccaaaaatgattATGTTCTGACAACGGCAAACAATTGTCATATAGAATCAAGATCAacgcaatatgcacacctctgataaatgtacaattaatctaCAAAACAAAATCGTCATATCTTGCAAACTGTAGTAGAGGCTATTCGTACAAAAGGGATACCCACTTTTACATGCATTATTCTGCGAATTCAATAGCTGGTATTTTTGttccataaattatcaaaaatcaaaatccaagttaAATGTACATCTCTGATAAATGTacacaattgatctgcaaatcGACAACTTACtaatttgaaaactgtaggaggagttatccgtacaacaagggtacccttttggcagtcGCCAACTCgctattttcaccatttcaattaCCTGAtatttcctttggaaaacccgcttaaaaatgtttaatcaaaatctcccattaaaaaatttctataaaaatgCATACTAGTTGAGGTAAtggaaaatatttctaaatgttTGCATAAAATGATATGCTCTATTCATCGATGCATAAACTTTATTTACGTAAGGCCGTATTTATTAAGGTAGATCGACccaacattaaattttgttcagcaGAGCGAGCATATGTTGACATTCACTATCGTTATAAAAGAATGTTCTCCAGCGCATGCTCCATTGAACATGGATCCGGTAGAGGAAAAATCCTTGGTCGccattttaaacttaaaaaggtttgtattttgtttttacgaTCGATGGTTTAGAAAACTGTTTGTGTTTTGTGGTTTCTGTTATCCTGTCTATCAAACAAACTGGCTTGTTCCTATATATCCTGATCAGTTTTGGTGGTAGCAAAATACTattcttaaaaatgataaatgacgTCATTAAGCGAGAATTCCATTTGACTCTTTCGGGTTATCCATGTTTCTATACCTTAGAAAGCTTTGTACTAGGATTAATTAGATATTGTTCAGAGCCCATGAAAATGGCTTTAAATATGGCAAGTTTACATAGGCACGATCAGAAAAAGCTAGAATAAAATCTTTTGTTGAATATGTTGAGAGAGAGTATGCGATGACATTCACTGAATCCGTCGTCGGAGTATATTTCAGTCAACTTGTTAGAAAATTATATTAACAGtcaaatatacatatgtatgaaGACAACatttattttcctttgtttGGTTTTtcggtgtttttaaaaaatgggtccttaatttgaaaaaaaaaactgtagtTAGGTTAAGGTTTAGTTCTGAAATCACTTTGTACTGTTTGGACGCTTTATTATAAAGCAACAACCTTGATTATTGACATAGGTGATGGCTGTGGACCCTGACTTCAGTCTTCAGGATTTGTTACGGTGTATTCTTTGTGAGACCCAGGTTCCCTCTTCCCACTACAGAACCTGTCACAAACAACTTTGTAAGGTCTGTTATGAGAAACATCTCTTGAAAGAATCCAAAGAACACAGACTTTATAGCCCGCAAGGAAAACCAATGATATCAATTCCAACAAAGTCCGGTAACTGGCAGATGGACATAATGATGACCTGGAATGGGGATTTAGTATATGCTGATTCTACAGATAGAACTGTGAACTTGGTAAATGATACAGATAATATAGAGCCAGTGTTTACACTACCGGGGTGGATACCTCAGTCTGTCTCTGGTAGCTCCATAGGTGGTCTTCTGATTGTCCTGGACAGTGATGATGATAATCATGCAAAAGTTATCCATTTCTGTGGATATAGAGTGATACAAACCATACAGTTTGATGCTGATGGCTTCCCTCTATATTCATCTGGGTCGATAAagtacatcagtgagaacagaaACCTGGATATATGCGTATCTGATTGCGCTGCAGGGGCGGTTGTAGTGGTCAATCAGACCGGTGAATTCCGGTTTAGATACAAAGGCATCATCTCTGAAAACAGTTGTAGACCATTTAAACCGTTCGGAATCACAACTGAAAGCCAGGGTTGGATACTAGCATTCGACTGGTATAACCAGCGCATCCACATCCTGGATAAGGACGGTTGGCTCC carries:
- the LOC128179078 gene encoding uncharacterized protein LOC128179078, with protein sequence MFSSACSIEHGSGRGKILGRHFKLKKVMAVDPDFSLQDLLRCILCETQVPSSHYRTCHKQLCKVCYEKHLLKESKEHRLYSPQGKPMISIPTKSGNWQMDIMMTWNGDLVYADSTDRTVNLVNDTDNIEPVFTLPGWIPQSVSGSSIGGLLIVLDSDDDNHAKVIHFCGYRVIQTIQFDADGFPLYSSGSIKYISENRNLDICVSDCAAGAVVVVNQTGEFRFRYKGIISENSCRPFKPFGITTESQGWILAFDWYNQRIHILDKDGWLQCYIVCDCFDPYGVCVADKGNLFVGRYYGGKVIKF